Proteins found in one Exiguobacterium sp. 9-2 genomic segment:
- a CDS encoding sensor histidine kinase, with amino-acid sequence MKLFLRHVIPGTIFFTGQMLILYAILWLYDLYRPAAFFYIVLLNSIGFLIYLSYRFFSMLPLLRRMQQPVQSVAEPIRSDSEEPISVAVEQFLERQQTLFRNSLFAERRKEKERHRYVDQWIHQMKTPLSVIELILEHPGEHYRADLRQEVDRLRSGLDQMLYSSRLEAIETDLKAERLVLKPLVTSIINQEKRLFVKNQVYPKLDIAEDVYVYTDAKWFRFLVLQLVTNAIKYTTGHGREVVLTAEVTKGQVVLSIQDDGVGIPKRDVPRVFNAFFTGENGRRYGESTGMGLYFVQQVCLKLGHEIELESEEGVGTTCRIRLVGGRAHD; translated from the coding sequence ATGAAGCTTTTTTTACGGCACGTGATACCGGGTACCATCTTCTTTACCGGACAGATGCTCATTTTATACGCTATTTTATGGCTCTACGACCTCTATCGTCCGGCAGCATTTTTTTACATCGTCCTCTTGAACAGCATCGGTTTCTTGATTTATCTCAGCTATCGTTTCTTCAGCATGCTTCCGCTGTTACGACGGATGCAACAACCGGTCCAGTCAGTCGCAGAACCGATTCGTAGTGATAGCGAAGAACCGATTTCCGTTGCCGTCGAACAATTTTTAGAGCGGCAACAGACATTGTTTCGCAATAGCCTGTTTGCTGAGCGACGAAAAGAAAAGGAACGACATCGGTATGTCGATCAATGGATTCATCAGATGAAGACACCATTATCTGTCATCGAACTGATCCTCGAACATCCAGGGGAACACTATCGAGCAGATTTACGTCAAGAGGTTGATCGGTTACGCAGTGGACTCGATCAGATGCTCTATTCGTCACGCTTAGAAGCAATCGAGACAGACTTGAAGGCGGAACGACTGGTGTTGAAGCCGCTCGTGACGAGCATCATCAATCAAGAAAAACGATTGTTCGTCAAAAACCAGGTCTACCCGAAACTCGACATCGCCGAGGACGTGTATGTCTATACGGATGCGAAGTGGTTTCGTTTCCTCGTCTTACAGCTCGTGACGAACGCGATCAAGTATACAACGGGGCATGGTCGAGAAGTCGTTCTGACGGCAGAGGTGACAAAGGGGCAGGTCGTCTTGTCGATTCAAGACGATGGTGTTGGAATTCCGAAACGAGATGTTCCGCGTGTCTTTAATGCGTTCTTCACGGGTGAGAATGGGCGCCGCTACGGGGAATCGACCGGAATGGGCTTGTATTTCGTCCAACAAGTTTGCTTGAAGCTCGGGCACGAGATCGAACTCGAGAGTGAAGAAGGTGTCGGCACGACATGCCGGATTCGATTAGTAGGAGGTCGCGCACATGATTGA
- a CDS encoding response regulator transcription factor: MHTILLVEDDVKIATLLKELLERYDFKVVVEDGRGDVIATYEETNPDVILLDVNLPKFDGFYWCRQLRMKTRAPILFISARVGEMDQVMALEYGADDYIVKPFQGAVVIAKIKSQIRRAYGTLSNEADERTVTKEGVTLYLDRYIVEYGEQSIELSKKEGLILEMLLTASPRIVSRGDLLERIWDDEAFVDENTLNVNITRVRKRLAEIGVAGLETVRGVGYKLVLEP, from the coding sequence ATGCATACGATTTTATTAGTCGAAGATGATGTGAAAATCGCGACATTATTAAAGGAACTACTCGAACGTTATGATTTTAAGGTCGTCGTCGAGGATGGACGAGGGGATGTCATCGCGACCTACGAGGAAACGAATCCTGATGTCATTTTATTAGACGTTAATTTACCGAAGTTCGACGGTTTCTATTGGTGTCGGCAATTACGGATGAAGACACGGGCACCGATTCTCTTTATCTCGGCACGTGTCGGCGAGATGGATCAAGTCATGGCACTCGAATATGGTGCTGATGACTATATCGTCAAACCGTTCCAAGGAGCGGTCGTCATCGCGAAGATTAAAAGTCAGATTCGCCGGGCGTATGGCACGTTGTCGAACGAGGCGGATGAGCGGACGGTGACGAAAGAGGGTGTCACACTGTACTTAGACCGTTATATCGTCGAGTACGGGGAACAGTCGATTGAGCTGTCGAAAAAAGAAGGGCTGATCCTTGAGATGCTGCTGACGGCAAGTCCACGAATCGTTAGTCGGGGTGACTTACTCGAACGGATTTGGGATGACGAAGCATTTGTCGATGAGAATACATTGAATGTAAATATCACCCGTGTCCGTAAACGACTTGCAGAAATCGGAGTTGCTGGTCTAGAGACGGTTCGAGGTGTCGGCTATAAACTGGTTCTTGAGCCATGA
- a CDS encoding ABC transporter permease — protein MSLSKLAFQNLKNIRQNVMYLGAVTFAILIYYTFLAIRSNEAMLQANELYGKLGTVFTGASVILALFSAIFIWYSSDFFLRRRKQEIGLYALLGLERGQIARLIFLETMGYGVIGLILGIAIGTVASKYFVQLLASVMAMRVDATFTISGASVMQTIGVFLLIFLIIALRSARTIYRFTLIELFKAEQQAESLPKVHPILAVLSVVLIGIGYYLTGQPLMDHFTIVAPLLMLCVILGTFGTMSYFTIFLLRLLSNQARHFKGTNLILHGQLLSRIKSNAVMLSTITVITAVTLTTVGTATSIYYFIDQTVEEQVPYSLSIASKQAEAEQLIAKSDQKIDSRTMVNVKNVDHKMTELPNPLTFTRYYQTYAYEDQPGQFSYVNYSDYVKLAKANGQTVIKEPKRGEAIVLETFKGNDLLKMKVKSPVGVKIKDVHESFRITAATNLPIAQLYEKQRLALVVNDDAFAKMPEKGFTLTNYQFSDERHDDGLIKQLTQLYGKQADTEMAAYYPVYTMTTATTGLLAFAAGFLGLVFLLATGSIIYFKMLAEAEESKQRFAIIQKIGVDEKEQTGIIRRLVGFVFSLPYVLGLVHSLVAMQVLQKLLNYNIVRPTLLAIVCYTIVYLIYYIVTVRAYRRIVTG, from the coding sequence GTGAGTTTGTCTAAACTGGCGTTTCAAAATCTAAAAAACATCCGTCAAAACGTGATGTACCTCGGTGCGGTCACGTTCGCGATTCTCATTTACTACACGTTCCTTGCGATTCGATCAAACGAAGCCATGCTTCAGGCGAATGAATTGTACGGAAAATTAGGAACGGTTTTTACTGGAGCAAGTGTGATTCTAGCACTTTTCTCCGCTATCTTCATCTGGTATTCAAGTGACTTCTTCTTACGCCGCCGTAAGCAGGAAATCGGTCTCTACGCATTGCTCGGTTTAGAGCGGGGACAGATTGCCCGACTGATCTTCCTTGAGACGATGGGGTATGGAGTGATCGGTCTAATCCTCGGAATTGCAATTGGAACAGTCGCATCGAAATATTTCGTACAGTTGCTGGCTTCCGTCATGGCGATGCGAGTCGATGCGACCTTTACGATCAGCGGGGCTTCCGTCATGCAGACGATCGGCGTCTTCCTTTTGATCTTCCTGATCATTGCCTTACGTTCAGCCCGGACGATCTATCGTTTTACATTGATTGAATTGTTCAAGGCAGAGCAACAAGCGGAATCCCTTCCGAAAGTCCATCCGATCCTAGCCGTGCTTTCGGTCGTTTTGATTGGTATCGGTTACTATTTGACGGGACAACCGTTGATGGATCACTTTACGATTGTCGCACCGCTCTTGATGCTGTGTGTGATCCTCGGGACATTTGGAACGATGAGTTACTTCACGATCTTCTTATTACGCCTCTTAAGTAATCAAGCGCGACATTTCAAAGGAACGAATTTGATTCTGCACGGACAATTGCTGTCACGAATCAAATCGAACGCTGTCATGCTGTCGACGATCACGGTCATTACTGCCGTGACATTGACGACAGTCGGTACAGCGACATCGATCTATTACTTCATCGATCAGACTGTCGAGGAGCAAGTCCCGTACAGTCTGTCGATTGCGAGTAAACAAGCGGAAGCGGAACAGCTGATTGCAAAGTCCGACCAGAAGATCGACAGCCGGACGATGGTCAACGTCAAGAACGTCGATCACAAGATGACTGAGCTTCCGAACCCGCTGACGTTCACACGCTATTATCAAACCTATGCTTACGAAGATCAGCCAGGGCAATTCAGTTACGTCAATTACTCGGATTACGTGAAGCTTGCGAAAGCAAACGGTCAAACGGTCATTAAAGAACCAAAACGAGGCGAAGCAATCGTCCTTGAAACATTTAAAGGAAACGATTTGTTGAAGATGAAAGTCAAATCGCCGGTCGGTGTCAAAATCAAGGATGTCCATGAGTCCTTTCGCATCACCGCTGCGACGAATCTACCGATCGCTCAACTTTATGAGAAACAGCGGCTTGCCCTCGTCGTAAACGACGATGCGTTTGCAAAGATGCCGGAAAAAGGTTTTACGCTGACGAATTATCAGTTTTCGGATGAACGTCATGACGATGGACTGATAAAGCAATTAACGCAACTGTATGGAAAACAAGCGGATACAGAGATGGCAGCGTACTATCCGGTCTATACGATGACGACGGCAACGACCGGTTTGCTTGCGTTTGCTGCCGGCTTCCTCGGTCTCGTCTTCTTGCTTGCGACAGGTTCAATCATCTACTTTAAGATGCTCGCGGAAGCAGAAGAATCGAAACAACGGTTTGCGATCATTCAAAAGATTGGTGTCGATGAAAAGGAACAAACGGGTATCATCCGTCGCCTCGTCGGATTCGTCTTCTCTTTACCGTATGTCCTCGGACTCGTTCATAGTCTAGTTGCGATGCAAGTCCTGCAGAAACTGTTGAACTACAATATCGTCCGTCCGACATTACTTGCGATTGTTTGCTATACGATCGTCTATCTGATCTACTATATCGTCACGGTTCGTGCTTACCGCCGCATCGTGACGGGATGA
- a CDS encoding ABC transporter ATP-binding protein produces the protein MKAILRAEQITKTYHTKTARHEALRPTTLSVHEGEFVSIMGPSGAGKSTLLNLLSTIDQPTDGSILINGADVTAMKEKQLARFRREQLGFIFQDFNLLDTMTVRENIALPLSLANVDKKMILERVDRVAHQLGIQDLLDKRPVELSGGQKQRTAAARAIIHDPSLILADEPTGALDSKSATGLLEAMQSLNDEGATILMVTHDPMTASYAERILFVKDGELFKEVHRFGSQKDFFEQIMEVQRELGGAVREFV, from the coding sequence ATGAAAGCAATCTTACGAGCAGAACAGATCACAAAAACCTATCACACGAAAACGGCACGCCACGAAGCACTACGTCCGACGACGCTCAGCGTCCATGAAGGGGAATTCGTCAGTATCATGGGACCGTCCGGTGCCGGGAAATCGACGTTGCTTAATCTGCTGTCGACAATCGATCAGCCGACGGACGGATCGATTTTAATCAATGGAGCAGACGTGACGGCGATGAAGGAAAAACAATTGGCACGTTTCCGCCGGGAACAACTTGGCTTCATCTTCCAGGATTTCAATCTCCTCGATACAATGACGGTCCGGGAAAACATTGCCTTACCGCTCTCACTCGCGAACGTCGATAAAAAGATGATCTTAGAGCGTGTCGATCGTGTGGCGCATCAACTCGGTATTCAGGACCTACTCGATAAACGTCCGGTCGAACTATCGGGAGGACAAAAACAACGGACAGCTGCCGCCCGTGCGATCATTCATGATCCGTCACTCATCTTAGCGGATGAACCGACCGGTGCGCTTGATTCAAAGTCAGCGACAGGATTGCTTGAAGCGATGCAGTCACTAAACGACGAAGGCGCGACGATCTTAATGGTGACACACGACCCGATGACGGCGTCTTATGCAGAACGAATTCTGTTCGTCAAGGATGGAGAGCTGTTCAAGGAAGTCCATCGCTTCGGTTCACAGAAGGATTTTTTCGAGCAGATCATGGAAGTCCAACGCGAACTCGGAGGTGCCGTCCGTGAGTTTGTCTAA
- a CDS encoding PTS sugar transporter subunit IIA produces MGFLKKLFGGNDAGNTKIASALTGKIVNIENVPDQVFSQKMMGDGVAIEPTEGKVVSPINATVETIFPTKHAIGLKGEDGLELLIHVGLDTVNLKGEGFTAHVQSGDKVKAGDVLVEFDLEYIRANAPSTITPIIVTNHDQFTLSAVPAEGTSVVAGDTELFKATHK; encoded by the coding sequence ATGGGATTCTTAAAAAAATTGTTTGGTGGTAACGACGCAGGAAACACGAAAATTGCTTCTGCACTTACAGGTAAAATCGTCAACATCGAGAACGTACCCGATCAAGTTTTCTCTCAAAAAATGATGGGCGACGGTGTCGCGATCGAGCCAACAGAAGGTAAAGTCGTCTCGCCGATCAACGCAACGGTTGAAACGATTTTCCCGACAAAACACGCAATCGGTCTAAAAGGTGAAGATGGTCTTGAACTCTTGATCCACGTTGGTCTTGATACAGTTAACCTCAAAGGCGAAGGCTTCACGGCTCACGTCCAGTCAGGTGATAAAGTCAAAGCAGGAGACGTCCTCGTCGAGTTCGATCTCGAGTACATCCGTGCAAACGCACCATCGACGATCACACCGATCATCGTGACAAATCACGATCAATTCACGCTTTCAGCTGTACCAGCTGAAGGAACTTCTGTTGTCGCAGGCGACACAGAGCTCTTCAAAGCAACACATAAATAA
- a CDS encoding M3 family oligoendopeptidase, producing MPFSEITYVRPDLALLETSMNQAIARLTEATQVDEANAAITEINTLRNQFETASQLVEIRHTIDTRDTFYETEQGFFDEASAIYQGYVSSYYQALTTHPLRNELERTQGKQLFLIAEASLKTFSEEIIPKLQEENRLSSEYTKLMSSAQIEFDGKTLNLSQFGPYLQSPDRAVRKAASEARYGYLKEQGETIDTIYDKLVRIRTDIAKTLGFPSFVELGYARMLRVDYNQSMVEQYREQILETIVPLATQLKERQQRRIGVDHLYYYDEGFAFKSGNATPKGEESFIIEGGKKMYAEMSPETNEFFNYMLNREALDLTAKPGKAGGGYCTYIADEKLPFIFSNFNGTAGDIDVLTHEVGHAFQVYESRHLTAPESAFPTYEACEIHSMSMEFFAYPWMEEFFGEETAKYKFNHLAGSVTFLPYGVAIDEFQHVIYNQPELTPAERREAWRTIEKKYLPHRDYEANDYLDSGAWWHQQGHVFGSPFYYIDYTLAQVCAFQFYAWMEQDREAAWTSYLDLCRAGGSESFLTLVERAGLKSPFAPGTVEAAVAPVKAYLEQADDLVLDRV from the coding sequence TTGCCATTTTCAGAAATTACATATGTCCGTCCTGATCTTGCTTTGCTTGAAACATCGATGAATCAAGCAATCGCTCGACTAACGGAAGCCACACAGGTAGATGAAGCAAACGCAGCCATCACTGAGATTAATACCCTCAGAAATCAATTTGAAACGGCAAGCCAGCTCGTCGAAATCCGTCATACGATTGATACACGCGATACGTTCTATGAGACGGAACAAGGGTTCTTTGATGAAGCAAGCGCGATCTATCAGGGATATGTCTCAAGCTATTATCAAGCGTTGACGACGCATCCGCTTCGCAATGAACTCGAACGGACGCAAGGCAAACAGTTATTCCTAATCGCGGAAGCGAGCCTAAAGACGTTTTCGGAAGAGATCATTCCAAAGCTCCAAGAAGAGAACCGTCTCTCAAGCGAATATACGAAACTGATGTCTTCTGCTCAAATCGAGTTTGACGGGAAGACGCTTAACTTATCGCAGTTCGGTCCTTACCTCCAATCACCAGACCGGGCTGTTCGTAAAGCAGCTTCAGAAGCCCGCTATGGCTACTTAAAAGAGCAAGGGGAAACGATCGATACAATTTACGATAAACTCGTCCGTATCCGGACAGACATCGCAAAGACACTCGGTTTCCCATCGTTCGTCGAACTCGGATACGCACGGATGCTTCGCGTCGATTACAATCAATCGATGGTTGAACAATATCGCGAACAGATCCTTGAAACGATCGTCCCGCTCGCGACACAACTTAAAGAACGCCAGCAACGACGCATCGGTGTCGATCACTTGTACTACTACGATGAAGGATTCGCCTTCAAGTCTGGGAACGCGACACCTAAAGGCGAAGAGTCATTCATCATCGAAGGCGGCAAAAAGATGTATGCGGAGATGTCACCGGAGACGAACGAGTTCTTCAACTACATGCTCAACCGGGAAGCACTCGATTTAACGGCGAAGCCTGGAAAAGCGGGCGGTGGGTATTGTACCTACATCGCAGACGAAAAACTCCCGTTCATCTTCTCGAACTTCAATGGAACGGCAGGCGACATCGATGTCCTGACACACGAAGTCGGACATGCGTTCCAAGTCTATGAGAGCCGTCACCTGACTGCTCCAGAGAGTGCCTTCCCGACGTATGAAGCGTGCGAGATTCACTCCATGTCGATGGAGTTCTTTGCTTATCCATGGATGGAAGAATTCTTCGGTGAAGAGACGGCGAAATACAAATTCAATCACCTCGCAGGAAGCGTCACGTTCCTTCCATACGGCGTTGCGATTGATGAGTTCCAGCACGTCATCTACAACCAACCGGAATTGACACCAGCTGAGCGTCGCGAAGCATGGCGGACGATCGAGAAGAAATATTTGCCGCATCGTGATTACGAAGCGAATGATTATCTCGATTCAGGTGCCTGGTGGCATCAGCAAGGGCACGTCTTCGGAAGTCCCTTCTACTACATCGATTACACGCTCGCTCAAGTCTGTGCCTTCCAGTTCTATGCTTGGATGGAACAGGACCGGGAAGCGGCTTGGACATCATATCTCGATCTCTGTCGTGCCGGTGGATCGGAAAGCTTCCTCACGCTCGTCGAGCGCGCTGGATTAAAGTCTCCGTTTGCACCAGGTACGGTTGAAGCAGCGGTCGCACCGGTCAAAGCGTATCTCGAACAAGCAGACGACCTCGTACTCGATCGCGTTTAA
- a CDS encoding putative bifunctional diguanylate cyclase/phosphodiesterase, whose translation MLRRLSPVFIVEAFRRRSYYKTFSWMIAIIGLLALIVACQHLMKTLEEGYRFKASGKTIAEVTPFNHAEQEVTRYYFSSLNEDTDVLQASKQSDRALEQLTDRLPNMKATGSAQEEVLAEVKKLQRQGYESNHRFFTTMTNFKSEIIFNQLVLSKETGSYYNVFSNLILMEEQLGKSAEILKDARQKEEPSSIDRLRIQQMRIDLPIRQASLIKSLYDVIPLQDDTGRQDVATMREQMAAYTQTLDDLLRAPKVETYAALAGQAEEYESSMYRLYDQELNQVAQEMQDRGHHIIRNAWLLFGATSVLILGLLILTLSLLRAFRQDLSLLKGEANTFAEDRRQSGYDVPERNDFQPVVQAFRTMTAIIAGLIDHNDAKTKEIKQKKAEIESLFSQNTDPILAMSSDYTIVNGNERFRQLTKATAGWTIEELIHPADLNRMRRALKQSLEGHSQTIRCKMLFDEEILSMFVNIVHVANKEDDTGVALYLSCHDETDQFRREERITQLALFDMLTGLLNRNGFEQKMADALKAPQPGELVTISVRQFRRINDIYGHGAGDQILKDLANRLKHHFIGTGQAARIGGDEFAVLVAQQDIVDYEKLKQVIEHVYEIDGEYVNVSISMSMVRYPDDAVAVTSLLSSVDIAMQHAKQQTEGGPVWFESWMSAEYLESVVLEGELRDAIEKNELQLFYQPQINLATGQVDGCEALLRWFHPERGMISPAIFIPIAERSMLIEEIGMWVVAETVRQVEEWKDTELGVLRVSANLSVKELVSGRIVDYLTDVREVHPGIEQRMELEITESFGVFSDTRVFDALQKLHQMGYRLAIDDFGTGYSSLSYLSRLPIQRLKIDRSFISGPDACSNAPLIETIIKLAHTLKYDVVAEGIEELEQADHLRVLDCEYAQGFYYSRPIPADEFRVWYVKYHQKFLSE comes from the coding sequence GTGTTGCGACGTTTATCACCAGTCTTCATCGTAGAAGCTTTTCGAAGACGCTCCTACTATAAAACGTTCTCATGGATGATTGCGATCATCGGGTTATTAGCATTGATCGTCGCATGTCAACATTTGATGAAAACACTCGAAGAAGGTTATCGCTTCAAAGCATCAGGAAAAACGATTGCTGAAGTGACACCATTTAATCATGCTGAACAAGAAGTGACACGCTATTATTTTTCATCATTGAATGAGGACACGGATGTTCTACAAGCGTCCAAACAATCCGATCGTGCATTGGAACAACTAACGGATCGTCTACCGAACATGAAAGCGACTGGGTCGGCACAGGAAGAAGTCTTGGCGGAAGTCAAGAAGCTTCAACGGCAAGGATATGAATCGAACCATCGCTTCTTCACGACGATGACGAATTTCAAGAGTGAAATCATCTTCAATCAACTCGTACTGAGCAAAGAGACAGGATCTTATTATAATGTCTTCTCCAATTTGATTCTGATGGAGGAACAACTTGGAAAATCAGCTGAAATTTTAAAAGATGCTCGTCAAAAGGAAGAACCGAGCTCGATTGATCGATTACGGATTCAGCAGATGCGGATTGATTTACCGATACGCCAGGCATCACTCATCAAATCATTGTATGATGTGATTCCTCTTCAGGACGATACGGGACGGCAAGATGTCGCAACAATGCGGGAACAGATGGCTGCCTATACACAAACGCTCGATGATCTATTACGTGCTCCGAAAGTCGAGACCTACGCTGCTTTGGCAGGACAAGCGGAAGAATATGAATCGAGTATGTATCGTCTGTACGATCAAGAACTCAACCAAGTCGCACAAGAAATGCAGGATCGAGGCCATCACATCATTCGCAATGCCTGGCTTCTCTTTGGTGCAACCAGTGTCTTAATTCTTGGACTGTTGATTTTGACCTTATCGTTATTACGCGCCTTTCGCCAAGATCTATCCTTACTGAAAGGAGAAGCGAATACCTTTGCAGAAGACCGCCGGCAATCCGGTTATGACGTACCGGAGCGAAATGATTTTCAACCTGTCGTCCAAGCGTTTCGGACGATGACGGCCATCATCGCCGGGTTGATCGATCATAATGATGCCAAAACAAAAGAAATCAAGCAGAAAAAAGCGGAAATCGAGTCGCTCTTTTCACAAAATACAGATCCGATTCTTGCGATGTCATCTGACTATACGATTGTGAACGGAAACGAACGCTTTCGACAATTGACGAAAGCGACGGCGGGATGGACGATCGAAGAACTGATCCATCCGGCAGATTTGAATCGGATGCGGCGAGCGTTGAAGCAATCATTGGAAGGCCATAGTCAAACGATTCGTTGCAAGATGTTGTTCGATGAAGAAATCTTAAGCATGTTCGTCAACATCGTCCATGTCGCAAACAAAGAAGACGATACAGGCGTTGCACTTTACTTATCCTGTCATGATGAAACGGATCAGTTCCGGCGCGAAGAACGGATCACACAACTCGCACTCTTTGACATGTTGACGGGACTGTTGAACCGAAATGGCTTTGAACAAAAGATGGCAGATGCGTTGAAAGCACCTCAGCCGGGAGAACTCGTCACCATCAGCGTTCGACAATTCCGGCGGATCAACGATATTTACGGACATGGTGCAGGCGATCAGATTTTGAAAGATCTCGCCAATCGACTCAAACATCATTTCATCGGAACGGGACAAGCCGCACGAATCGGGGGAGACGAATTCGCCGTGTTGGTTGCACAACAGGATATCGTTGATTACGAGAAATTGAAGCAAGTCATCGAACACGTCTATGAGATCGATGGAGAGTATGTCAATGTCAGCATCAGTATGAGTATGGTGCGGTACCCCGATGATGCAGTAGCCGTCACGTCCTTGTTATCTTCGGTTGATATCGCGATGCAGCATGCGAAGCAACAGACAGAAGGCGGACCGGTCTGGTTCGAATCCTGGATGAGTGCCGAGTATCTCGAATCCGTCGTCCTCGAAGGAGAACTGCGGGACGCGATCGAAAAGAACGAGCTACAATTGTTCTATCAACCACAAATCAATCTCGCGACCGGTCAAGTCGATGGCTGTGAAGCGCTCCTGCGCTGGTTCCACCCTGAACGGGGGATGATCAGTCCGGCGATCTTCATTCCGATTGCCGAACGATCGATGTTGATTGAAGAGATTGGGATGTGGGTCGTTGCCGAAACGGTCCGACAAGTCGAAGAGTGGAAGGATACGGAACTCGGAGTACTACGCGTCTCAGCGAACTTATCCGTCAAAGAACTCGTCTCCGGTCGGATCGTCGATTATCTGACTGATGTCCGAGAGGTTCATCCGGGAATCGAACAACGGATGGAACTTGAAATTACGGAATCATTCGGTGTCTTTTCAGACACACGCGTGTTTGATGCGTTACAGAAGTTGCATCAGATGGGGTATCGTCTTGCGATTGATGACTTTGGTACGGGGTATTCTTCCTTGTCGTACTTGAGTCGCTTGCCAATTCAGCGACTGAAAATTGACCGTTCGTTCATCAGTGGTCCGGATGCATGCTCGAACGCACCGCTCATCGAGACGATCATCAAGCTCGCACATACGCTGAAGTATGACGTCGTCGCTGAAGGGATCGAAGAACTTGAACAAGCTGATCATTTGCGAGTGCTTGACTGTGAGTATGCGCAAGGATTCTATTATTCAAGACCGATTCCAGCCGACGAGTTTCGAGTCTGGTACGTGAAGTACCATCAAAAGTTTCTATCTGAATGA
- a CDS encoding CBS domain-containing protein has protein sequence MNIAFFLLPKDEVKYLDPESTVRQALEKMKHHRFTSVPLVDNKGKYAGTLTEGDVLWALEANLEHADYDHVLQTRLTDIKQRVRYKPVSITAQMEEMIEVITDQNFVPVIDDGRHFIGIIRRRDIIDYFAKKVARENVSY, from the coding sequence ATGAATATTGCTTTTTTCTTATTACCTAAAGATGAGGTGAAATATTTAGATCCTGAGTCAACGGTCAGACAAGCACTAGAAAAGATGAAACATCATCGTTTTACGTCAGTCCCACTCGTTGATAATAAAGGGAAATACGCAGGAACGCTGACAGAAGGCGATGTCTTGTGGGCGCTCGAAGCAAATCTCGAGCATGCTGATTATGACCATGTCTTGCAGACACGTTTAACCGATATCAAACAACGCGTCCGTTATAAACCGGTCTCGATCACAGCGCAAATGGAAGAGATGATTGAAGTCATCACGGATCAAAATTTCGTACCCGTCATCGATGACGGAAGACATTTCATCGGGATTATCCGACGACGTGACATCATCGATTATTTTGCTAAAAAAGTAGCGCGTGAGAACGTCAGTTATTAA